A window of Hyperolius riggenbachi isolate aHypRig1 chromosome 1, aHypRig1.pri, whole genome shotgun sequence contains these coding sequences:
- the CHRNA6 gene encoding neuronal acetylcholine receptor subunit alpha-6 isoform X3, whose translation MVQFEVAITQLVNVDEVNQILETNLWLRQIWRDYKLKWNPVDFDGIEFMRVPADKIWKPDIVLYNNAVGDFQVEGKTKALLKYNGLINWSPPAIFKSSCPMDITFFPFDHQNCSLKFGSWSYDKAKIDLSIVGSKVDMKDFWENSEWEIIDASGYKHDIKYNCCEEIYTDITYSFYIRRLPMFYTVNLIMPCLFLSFLTVLVFYLPSDCGEKVTLCISVLLSLTVFLLVITETIPSTSLVIPLVGEYLLFTMIFVTLSIVVTVFVLNIHYRTPTTHKMPEWVRNAFLKRLPTLLMMRKTVEKKDRPCSKRNKKKTYGKTGRLMNSQCRDLEEFEDETCYHCMRTKEQSARNRKQHQQEACNAIQQSSVELQGVVDSIQFMAANIKDHNGRKEEEDDWKYVAMVIDRVFLWVFIILCVVGTTGLFLQPIIDGNK comes from the exons GATGAAGTAAATCAAATCTTGGAGACCAACTTGTGGCTTCGCCAG ATCTGGAGAGATTACAAACTGAAGTGGAATCCAGTGGATTTTGATGGCATTGAATTTATGCGTGTTCCAGCAGACAAAATCTGGAAACCTGACATTGTATTATATAATAA TGCTGTTGGAGACTTTCAAGTGGAAGGAAAAACTAAGGCCTTGCTTAAATACAATGGTTTAATCAACTGGTCCCCACCAGCAATATTTAAGAGCTCATGCCCAATGGATATAACATTTTTCCCATTTGACCATCAGAACTGTTCGTTGAAGTTTGGGTCCTGGTCATACGATAAGGCAAAGATCGATCTTTCCATTGTTGGTTCAAAAGTTGACATGAAGGATTTCTGGGAAAACAGTGAATGGGAAATTATAGATGCCTCTGGATATAAACACGATATTAAGTATAATTGTTGTGAAGAGATCTACACAGATATAACTTATTCTTTTTATATCAGAAGACTCCCCATGTTCTACACTGTTAATTTGATCATGCCATGCCTCTTTCTTTCATTCTTAACAGTATTGGTTTTCTACCTTCCATCTGACTGTGGGGAGAAAGTCACTCTCTGTATCTCGGTGCTGCTGTCGTTAACTGTTTTTTTATTGGTAATCACTGAAACAATTCCTTCAACGTCTCTTGTAATTCCACTTGTTGGCGAATACCTTCTTTTTACTATGATATTTGTAACTCTATCCATAGTGGTCACAGTATTTGTGCTTAACATCCATTACCGAACCCCAACGACACACAAAATGCCTGAATGGGTAAGAAATGCTTTTCTCAAACGCCTGCCTACATTACTCATGATGAGAAAGACCGTGGAGAAGAAAGACCGACCTTGTTCTAAAAGAAACAAGAAGAAGACCTATGGCAAGACAGGAAGACTGATGAATTCACAGTGCAGAGATCTGGAAGAATTTGAAGATGAGACTTGTTACCACTGTATGAGAACAAAGGAACAGAGTGCAAGGAACCgcaagcagcatcagcaggaagcCTGTAACGCAATCCAACAGTCTTCAGTAGAGCTCCAAGGTGTTGTTGACAGCATTCAGTTCATGGCAGCGAATATCAAAGATCACAATGGCAGAAAAGAG GAAGAAGATGATTGGAAGTATGTCGCCATGGTCATTGACCGAGTCTTTTTGTGGGTCTTCATAATTCTATGTGTTGTGGGGACTACCGGCTTATTTTTACAGCCAATAATAGATGGAAACAAATGA